The Kordia sp. SMS9 genome window below encodes:
- the odhB gene encoding 2-oxoglutarate dehydrogenase complex dihydrolipoyllysine-residue succinyltransferase has product MILEMKVPSPGESITTVEIAEWLVADGDYVEKDQAIAEVDSDKATLELPAEASGTITLKAEEGDEVEVGQVVCLIDTSAEAPTGDAPKEEKKVEAPKAEAPKPAETPKATEPTKTYATGTASPAAKKVLAEKGMSANEVTGTGKDGRVTKDDAVKAQPSMGTPTGGTRGSERKKLSMLRRKVAERLVSAKNETAMLTTFNEVNMKPIFELRKEYKETFKAKHGVGLGFMSFFTLAIVRALKLYPAVNSMIDGKEMISYDFCDISIAVSGPKGLMVPVIRNAENLSFRGVESEVKRLAIRARDGQITVDEMTGGTFTISNGGVFGSMLSTPIINPPQSGILGMHNIVERPMAVNGQVVILPIMYVALSYDHRIIDGKESVGFLVAVKEALENPVELLMDNNVKKALEL; this is encoded by the coding sequence ATGATTTTAGAAATGAAAGTTCCTTCGCCAGGAGAATCCATCACTACAGTAGAAATTGCAGAATGGTTAGTAGCAGATGGCGATTACGTAGAAAAAGACCAAGCAATTGCTGAGGTTGATTCTGACAAAGCAACTTTAGAGTTGCCAGCAGAAGCTAGTGGAACAATCACCTTAAAAGCCGAAGAAGGCGATGAAGTAGAAGTAGGACAAGTAGTTTGCCTGATTGATACAAGTGCCGAAGCACCAACTGGTGACGCGCCGAAAGAAGAAAAGAAAGTGGAAGCTCCAAAAGCAGAAGCGCCAAAACCAGCAGAAACGCCAAAAGCAACGGAACCAACAAAAACATACGCAACAGGAACTGCGTCTCCAGCAGCGAAAAAAGTATTGGCAGAAAAAGGCATGAGCGCCAACGAAGTAACAGGAACAGGAAAAGATGGTCGTGTAACCAAAGATGACGCTGTAAAAGCACAACCAAGTATGGGAACACCAACAGGTGGAACCCGCGGAAGTGAGCGTAAAAAATTATCAATGTTGCGCAGAAAAGTAGCGGAACGTTTAGTATCTGCTAAGAATGAAACAGCCATGTTAACTACGTTTAACGAAGTGAACATGAAGCCAATTTTTGAACTGCGTAAAGAATACAAAGAAACGTTCAAAGCAAAGCACGGTGTAGGTTTAGGATTTATGTCTTTCTTTACCTTAGCTATTGTAAGAGCGTTAAAACTATATCCAGCAGTAAACTCTATGATTGATGGAAAAGAAATGATCAGTTATGATTTCTGCGACATCAGTATTGCAGTTTCTGGACCAAAAGGGTTGATGGTTCCAGTGATTAGAAATGCAGAAAACTTATCGTTTAGAGGTGTAGAATCGGAAGTAAAACGATTGGCAATTCGTGCGCGTGATGGACAAATTACAGTGGACGAAATGACTGGTGGAACATTTACCATTTCAAATGGTGGCGTTTTCGGCAGTATGTTATCAACACCAATAATCAATCCGCCACAATCAGGAATTTTAGGAATGCACAACATTGTAGAAAGACCAATGGCAGTCAATGGACAAGTGGTTATTCTTCCAATTATGTATGTTGCGTTGTCGTATGATCACAGAATCATTGACGGAAAAGAATCTGTTGGATTCCTAGTAGCTGTAAAAGAAGCGCTAGAAAATCCTGTTGAATTATTGATGGACAACAATGTGAAAAAAGCATTAGAATTGTAA
- a CDS encoding reprolysin-like metallopeptidase codes for MKQKLCFGLLACLFLISSVGFAQNNDWKKLQTVTDATSVSKLNLSEQKVNFFELNFENFKQQLSTAPIRGAAFNSNTSVQVPGIDGTLETFQLYEATVFAPALAAKYPDIKSYIGYSQENYGAELRMSVSHKGVQTMISYVDRPTVFMQPAGSDVTNYVVYTRDARMSSVNDFHCATVDEVQARLENDDDVQLEDADDQTLRTFRIAISVTGEYTQYHGGAVVDAMAAINASMTRVNAIFEVDMAVTFEVIANNNTLVFTNPNSDPYSPANVGTGGAWNTELQNYLTGSIGNAAYDIGHLFGASGGGGNAGCIGCVCVDDNPASSTDTEKGSAYTSPADGIPEGDTFDVDYVAHEIGHQMGANHTWAFSTEGTGVNAEPGSGSTVMAYAGITGANNVQQNSDPYFHYHSIRQVLDNLVTRTCWQSNNSPALANNPPNANAGSDHVIPQGTAYVLRGTATDADSGDALTYCWEQTDSGQVTNTSFGPTVSNGSMNRSQVPTSSPNRYIPKLSRVASGNLTQTNPTINSAWETVATVNRTMNWALTVRDREPTATGLGGQSSFDTMDIQVTTSAGPFTVTSQTSAATSWEMGTSQTVTWNVANTNTAPVNTANVNILMSIDGGATFPYTLATNVPNDGSQQVTVPVTPPTSQARVIVEGAGNIFFAMNSANFNLVEPDFALVFTNSEETACQPANAVYNFTYNAFGGFSGTTTFSAVSLPTGAVATFNPTSASVDGTPVTLTISNTNAITPTTYLFAAQGTSGGTTRSADLTLNVFPSSLPPVTLVSPSDNSTNLPTNSNFSWSVNTLSDGYLIEIATDAGFTNIIESTTVANANYSPSSLAQSTTYYWRVGISNVCAPVSYSSTYSFTTQSCAVCASVANTSFLTSTTFVNFESINRVSAKPSGYSDYTATDIANVTKESSYPITVNANTDGNYRTQTKVWIDWNQNCSFDDPGEEYDLGEADNVPNGPTANSGMMILVPASALTGATTMRVSTKYTSRNTIVFPTSCENGADAEVEDYRVIVQNTLSTVENELEDFAIWPNPTSGKFIVKFTSTSSEDITIDVFDIRGRAIFTKKYDNTTNFTEELNISSAQAGLYMVRVNDGERVTVKKLIVR; via the coding sequence ATGAAGCAAAAATTATGCTTCGGTTTGTTGGCGTGTCTATTTTTGATTTCCTCCGTTGGGTTTGCTCAAAACAACGATTGGAAAAAGCTACAAACCGTTACCGATGCTACTTCAGTATCCAAATTAAACTTATCAGAACAGAAAGTAAATTTCTTTGAGCTCAATTTTGAAAATTTCAAACAACAACTTAGTACTGCACCAATTCGTGGGGCAGCGTTTAATTCTAATACTTCTGTGCAAGTTCCAGGAATTGACGGAACGTTAGAAACTTTTCAACTATATGAAGCAACTGTTTTTGCACCTGCATTGGCAGCAAAATATCCAGACATTAAATCGTATATTGGGTACAGTCAAGAAAACTATGGAGCCGAACTTCGTATGAGTGTTTCACACAAAGGTGTGCAAACTATGATTTCATATGTTGATAGACCAACAGTTTTTATGCAGCCAGCTGGAAGTGATGTTACAAATTATGTAGTATACACAAGAGATGCGCGCATGAGTTCTGTAAATGATTTTCATTGTGCCACTGTTGATGAGGTACAAGCGCGATTGGAAAATGATGACGATGTACAGTTGGAAGATGCAGATGATCAAACATTACGTACGTTCCGAATTGCTATTTCTGTAACAGGAGAATATACACAATATCACGGTGGTGCTGTCGTAGATGCAATGGCAGCGATCAATGCTTCCATGACGCGTGTAAACGCTATTTTTGAAGTAGATATGGCAGTTACTTTTGAAGTAATTGCAAATAACAATACTTTAGTATTTACCAATCCAAATTCAGATCCATATTCTCCTGCAAACGTAGGAACTGGAGGTGCATGGAATACAGAACTTCAAAATTATTTAACAGGTTCTATTGGAAATGCCGCGTATGATATTGGACATTTGTTCGGTGCTTCTGGTGGTGGTGGAAACGCAGGTTGTATTGGTTGTGTATGTGTGGATGATAATCCAGCTTCTTCTACAGATACAGAGAAAGGAAGTGCTTATACTTCTCCAGCAGATGGTATTCCAGAAGGCGATACTTTTGATGTTGATTATGTAGCACATGAAATTGGTCACCAAATGGGAGCAAATCACACATGGGCTTTTAGTACTGAAGGAACAGGCGTAAATGCTGAGCCAGGAAGTGGATCAACCGTCATGGCATACGCTGGAATTACAGGAGCAAATAATGTACAGCAAAATAGTGATCCATATTTTCATTATCACAGTATTCGACAAGTTTTGGATAACTTAGTAACTCGAACTTGCTGGCAGTCTAACAATTCGCCAGCGTTGGCAAATAATCCACCAAATGCGAATGCAGGAAGTGATCATGTGATTCCGCAAGGAACAGCATATGTATTGCGAGGAACGGCAACTGATGCCGATAGTGGAGATGCACTAACTTATTGTTGGGAGCAAACTGATAGTGGACAGGTTACCAATACTTCATTTGGACCAACGGTTTCTAATGGATCTATGAACAGATCGCAAGTGCCAACAAGTTCTCCAAATAGATACATTCCGAAGTTGAGCAGAGTTGCTTCTGGAAATTTAACACAAACAAATCCAACAATTAACAGTGCTTGGGAAACCGTAGCAACGGTAAATAGAACGATGAATTGGGCTTTGACTGTTCGTGATAGAGAACCCACAGCAACAGGACTTGGAGGACAATCTAGTTTTGATACGATGGATATTCAAGTAACTACGTCAGCAGGACCTTTTACCGTAACTTCTCAGACTTCTGCAGCTACAAGTTGGGAAATGGGAACTTCACAAACAGTAACCTGGAACGTAGCAAATACCAATACGGCACCTGTAAATACAGCAAACGTGAATATTTTGATGTCTATTGATGGTGGCGCAACTTTTCCATATACATTAGCAACGAATGTGCCTAATGATGGCTCGCAGCAAGTTACAGTGCCTGTAACACCGCCAACATCGCAAGCAAGAGTGATTGTAGAAGGTGCAGGAAATATTTTCTTTGCGATGAATTCGGCTAACTTCAATTTGGTGGAGCCAGATTTCGCTTTGGTATTTACAAATAGTGAAGAAACTGCTTGTCAGCCAGCAAATGCAGTATATAATTTTACGTATAATGCTTTTGGCGGATTTAGTGGAACAACTACGTTTTCTGCCGTAAGTTTGCCTACTGGAGCAGTGGCTACTTTTAATCCAACAAGTGCTTCTGTAGATGGAACACCTGTAACTTTGACGATTTCTAATACCAATGCTATCACGCCGACCACATACTTATTTGCTGCACAAGGAACTTCTGGAGGAACGACAAGATCAGCAGATTTGACACTGAATGTATTTCCAAGCAGTTTGCCGCCAGTGACATTGGTTTCTCCGTCTGATAATTCTACAAATTTACCAACGAATTCTAACTTTAGTTGGTCTGTGAATACATTGTCTGATGGATATCTGATTGAAATTGCCACAGATGCTGGATTTACAAATATTATTGAATCAACTACAGTAGCAAACGCTAACTATTCGCCATCGTCACTCGCGCAGTCAACTACGTATTATTGGAGAGTTGGAATTTCTAATGTATGTGCGCCGGTATCGTATTCAAGTACGTATTCGTTTACCACACAATCTTGTGCGGTATGTGCTTCGGTAGCAAATACGAGCTTTCTAACAAGTACTACATTTGTAAATTTTGAAAGTATTAATAGAGTTTCTGCAAAGCCATCAGGTTATAGTGATTACACGGCGACTGATATTGCGAATGTAACGAAAGAGTCATCGTACCCAATTACCGTAAATGCAAATACAGACGGTAATTATAGAACACAAACGAAAGTATGGATTGATTGGAATCAGAACTGTAGTTTTGATGATCCAGGAGAGGAATACGATTTGGGAGAAGCAGATAATGTACCTAACGGCCCAACGGCAAATTCAGGGATGATGATTCTAGTGCCAGCTTCTGCATTAACAGGAGCTACAACTATGCGTGTGTCAACCAAATATACATCTCGAAATACGATTGTATTCCCGACTTCTTGTGAGAATGGAGCTGATGCTGAAGTAGAGGATTACCGTGTCATTGTTCAAAATACATTATCAACCGTTGAAAATGAATTGGAAGATTTTGCAATTTGGCCAAATCCGACAAGTGGAAAATTCATTGTGAAATTTACATCGACATCTTCTGAAGATATTACGATTGATGTTTTTGATATTCGCGGTCGTGCTATCTTCACAAAGAAATACGACAATACAACCAATTTTACAGAAGAATTAAATATTAGTTCTGCGCAAGCGGGATTATATATGGTTCGTGTAAATGATGGAGAACGCGTAACTGTGAAGAAATTGATTGTACGCTAA
- a CDS encoding ribose-phosphate pyrophosphokinase — MSYTVPEPKIFACTQSDELARKIAKEYGADLGKVVFSTYSDGEFQPSFEESVRGARVFIIGSTFPNSDHLMQMLLMLDAAKRASARHITAVLPYFGWARQDRKDKPRVPIGAKLIAKMLEVAGATRIITMDLHADQIQGFFEKPVDHLFASTVFLPYLRKLNLDKLTIASPDMGGSKRAYAYSKFLESDVVICYKQRKKANVISHMELIGDVTGKNVVLVDDMVDTAGTLTKAAEVMMEKGALSVRAICTHPILSGQAYERIENSKLEELIVTDSIPLRQESSKIKVVSCAHLFADVMQRVQTNTSISSKFLM; from the coding sequence ATGTCCTACACTGTCCCAGAACCAAAGATTTTTGCCTGTACGCAGAGTGATGAACTTGCAAGAAAAATTGCAAAAGAGTACGGAGCAGATTTAGGAAAAGTAGTATTCTCAACGTATAGTGACGGCGAATTTCAGCCTTCGTTTGAAGAATCGGTTCGTGGTGCCAGAGTGTTTATCATAGGTTCTACGTTTCCAAACTCAGATCATTTGATGCAAATGTTGCTAATGTTAGATGCCGCTAAAAGAGCTTCGGCACGTCATATTACGGCCGTGCTTCCATATTTTGGGTGGGCACGACAAGATCGTAAAGACAAACCAAGAGTTCCAATTGGCGCAAAGTTGATTGCAAAGATGCTTGAAGTAGCAGGTGCAACGCGAATCATTACGATGGACTTGCACGCAGATCAAATTCAAGGATTCTTTGAAAAACCTGTAGACCATTTATTTGCTTCTACCGTGTTTTTACCATACTTGCGAAAGCTGAATTTGGACAAGCTTACCATTGCTTCTCCAGACATGGGAGGATCAAAAAGAGCCTATGCATATTCTAAGTTTTTAGAAAGCGACGTTGTTATTTGTTACAAGCAACGGAAAAAAGCCAATGTCATTTCACACATGGAATTAATTGGTGATGTAACAGGGAAAAATGTGGTGTTAGTAGATGATATGGTAGATACTGCCGGAACATTGACAAAAGCCGCAGAAGTGATGATGGAAAAAGGAGCATTATCAGTACGAGCAATCTGTACACATCCTATTTTATCAGGACAAGCGTATGAACGAATAGAAAATTCAAAATTAGAAGAATTAATTGTAACAGATTCTATTCCATTACGCCAAGAATCAAGCAAGATTAAAGTCGTAAGTTGTGCACATTTATTTGCAGATGTAATGCAAAGAGTACAAACAAACACTTCAATTAGCTCAAAGTTTTTAATGTAA
- a CDS encoding 50S ribosomal protein L25/general stress protein Ctc, with the protein MKSITINGSQRESVGKVATKALRNAGKVPCVLYGGDNPLHFSAEELSFSKLVYTPNAHTVVIALEDGSTQNAILQDIQFHPVSDKILHVDFYRLFDDKEVTMDIPVAIKGAAPGVMAGGVLRLNKRKLRVKALPANLPDAIEADVSELEIGNKLYVTSLQNDNYKLLHADNTVVCQVRISRAAMKAAQDAAKAEKEA; encoded by the coding sequence ATGAAATCAATTACAATCAACGGATCTCAAAGAGAAAGCGTGGGCAAAGTAGCAACGAAAGCCTTACGTAATGCTGGAAAGGTTCCTTGCGTATTATACGGAGGAGACAACCCATTACACTTTTCAGCAGAAGAATTATCATTTTCTAAATTGGTGTATACTCCAAATGCGCACACAGTTGTGATTGCATTAGAAGACGGTTCTACACAAAATGCTATTTTACAGGACATTCAATTTCACCCTGTAAGCGACAAGATTTTACATGTTGACTTCTACCGTTTATTCGACGATAAAGAAGTAACTATGGACATTCCTGTAGCTATTAAAGGAGCTGCACCTGGAGTGATGGCTGGTGGAGTATTACGTTTAAACAAGCGTAAACTTAGAGTAAAAGCATTACCTGCTAATTTACCTGATGCTATCGAAGCAGATGTTTCTGAATTAGAAATCGGAAACAAATTATATGTAACTTCTTTACAAAATGATAACTACAAATTATTACACGCTGATAACACAGTAGTTTGTCAAGTAAGAATTTCACGTGCTGCTATGAAAGCTGCGCAAGATGCTGCAAAAGCAGAAAAAGAAGCATAA
- the pth gene encoding aminoacyl-tRNA hydrolase — MLQFFRKLLRKKTGGKASFNIEETDPMKKFLIVGLGNIGSEYENTRHNIGFKILDFFAKKEELTFKTDKLGDLTTYKFKGRTFIFLKPSTYMNLSGKAVRYWMTKEKIPIENILIITDDLNLEFGTIRVKTKGSDGGHNGLKSVQALLNTTKYPRFRFGISAEFGKGRQVNYVLGEWTTEENDQLPERLEKSVELIKSFGTAGVSNTMNAFNGK, encoded by the coding sequence ATGCTTCAATTTTTCAGAAAACTACTCCGCAAAAAAACTGGAGGAAAAGCATCATTTAATATCGAAGAAACAGATCCTATGAAAAAATTTCTCATTGTAGGTTTAGGAAATATCGGAAGTGAATATGAAAACACACGCCATAATATCGGATTTAAAATACTAGACTTCTTTGCAAAAAAAGAAGAACTTACGTTTAAAACGGATAAGTTGGGCGATTTGACTACGTATAAATTCAAAGGAAGAACATTTATCTTTTTGAAACCAAGCACCTATATGAACCTCAGCGGAAAAGCCGTTCGCTATTGGATGACGAAAGAAAAAATTCCCATCGAAAATATATTAATTATTACAGACGATTTAAACCTTGAATTCGGAACAATTCGCGTAAAAACGAAAGGAAGCGATGGCGGACATAATGGCTTAAAAAGCGTACAAGCCTTGTTGAACACGACTAAATATCCACGTTTCCGCTTCGGAATTAGTGCCGAATTTGGCAAAGGAAGACAAGTAAATTATGTATTAGGCGAATGGACAACAGAAGAAAACGATCAACTCCCAGAACGACTAGAAAAGAGCGTAGAACTCATTAAATCCTTCGGAACTGCGGGCGTTTCAAATACGATGAACGCATTTAATGGAAAATAA
- a CDS encoding alpha-ketoglutarate decarboxylase, whose translation MKKSVFYSSKSAFLLFFLLLCSFSAFSQNTSNDSQQNGSDFWQYVRYGGGLGLSFGNGIFSATVAPSAIYDFNNQFSAGIALNYTYFNDDDFFKSTIVGGSFIGLFNPLPEIQLSSEFEYMHVSRNFNDPIFEDDNYWQPAVFFGIGYTTDVITVGVRYNVLHDDEKSIYADALVPFVRVYF comes from the coding sequence ATGAAAAAATCTGTTTTTTACTCCTCAAAAAGTGCTTTTTTACTGTTTTTCCTGCTGTTGTGTTCCTTTTCAGCATTTTCTCAAAATACGTCGAATGATTCACAACAAAACGGAAGTGATTTTTGGCAATATGTCCGTTATGGTGGCGGATTGGGTTTGAGTTTTGGGAACGGAATTTTTAGCGCCACGGTAGCACCAAGTGCTATTTATGATTTTAACAACCAGTTTTCTGCGGGTATTGCGTTGAATTATACCTATTTCAATGACGATGATTTTTTTAAATCGACGATTGTTGGTGGAAGTTTTATAGGATTGTTTAATCCATTGCCTGAAATTCAGCTTTCTAGCGAGTTTGAATATATGCACGTAAGTCGCAATTTTAATGATCCTATTTTTGAAGATGATAATTATTGGCAGCCTGCTGTGTTTTTTGGCATTGGTTATACTACTGACGTGATTACTGTGGGCGTGCGTTATAACGTTTTACACGATGATGAAAAGAGTATTTATGCAGATGCATTGGTGCCTTTTGTTAGAGTTTATTTTTAA
- a CDS encoding 2-oxoglutarate dehydrogenase E1 component, translated as MDRFSFLNAAHTAYFAELYDQYLQNPDSVEPSWRAFFQGFDFGLESSGEEIAETTQVITKEVIPENVKKEFDVVRLINGYRTRGHLFTRTNPVRERRKYEPTLALANFELSESDLDKTFEAGEILGIGKTTLRNIVAHLERIYCESIGVEYMYIRKPAQIKWIQDKLNVNDNHPKFSADTKKHILKKLNEAVSFENFLHTKYVGQKRFSLEGGESLIPALDAVVEAAADNGVKQFVLGMAHRGRLNVLTNIFGKSAKNIFSEFDGKDYEEAIFDGDVKYHLGLTADRITDSGKKINMNIAPNPSHLETVGAVVEGIARAKQDRDHADNFSEVLPIVIHGDAAIAGQGLVYEIVQMSQLDGYKTGGTIHIVINNQVGFTTNYLDARSSTYCTDVGKVTLSPVLHVNADAAEAVVHAALFALEYRMTFQRDVFIDLLGYRKYGHNEGDEPRFTQPKLYKAISKHSNPRDIYAEKLRKQGVIDENYVKELEKAYKDKLEEKLEDSRKEEKTVITPFMQDAWNDLGLERVDEKEMAKEIDTSYSKEKLEKIAKTVSKLPEDKKFLRKVNRIVSDRHKMFFEKNAIDWGMGETLAYGSLLEEGFDVRITGQDVERGTFSHRHAVVKVEESEEEIKLLDHISEDQGKFYIYNSLLSEYGVVGFDYGYAMASPNTLTIWEAQFGDFSNGAQIMIDQYISSAEDKWKTQNGLVMLLPHGYEGQGAEHSSARMERYLQLCAKDNMFVADCTTPANFYHLLRRQMKAGFRKPLIVFTPKSLLRLPKAVSTVEEFTNGSFQTLIDDVNADAKKVKTLVFCTGKFYYDLLEERATQGREDDVALVRLEQLFPLPKTKIREILAKYTNADDVVWAQEEPRNMGAYSHLLMHMDEIRNFRVASRRFYGAPAAGSSVRSKRRHAEVIAYVFDKTKNNMR; from the coding sequence ATGGATAGATTTTCCTTTTTAAATGCAGCACACACAGCATATTTTGCTGAATTATACGATCAATATTTACAAAATCCAGATAGTGTAGAACCAAGTTGGCGCGCGTTCTTTCAAGGATTCGATTTCGGATTAGAAAGCAGTGGCGAAGAAATTGCAGAAACAACACAGGTAATCACCAAAGAAGTGATTCCAGAAAATGTAAAAAAAGAATTTGATGTTGTTCGACTCATCAATGGATATCGCACGCGTGGACATTTATTCACACGAACAAATCCCGTCCGCGAACGTAGAAAATACGAACCTACCTTAGCCTTAGCAAACTTTGAACTCAGCGAAAGCGACTTGGACAAAACGTTTGAAGCTGGCGAAATTTTAGGTATTGGCAAAACAACACTTCGAAACATAGTAGCACATTTAGAGCGAATTTATTGTGAATCCATCGGTGTCGAATATATGTATATCCGAAAGCCAGCGCAAATCAAGTGGATTCAAGACAAGCTGAATGTCAATGATAATCACCCAAAATTTTCTGCCGATACCAAAAAACACATTCTCAAAAAACTAAATGAAGCAGTTTCGTTTGAAAACTTCTTGCACACAAAATATGTAGGGCAAAAACGGTTCTCGCTAGAAGGTGGAGAATCTCTAATTCCTGCGTTAGATGCAGTTGTAGAAGCAGCGGCAGATAATGGGGTAAAACAATTTGTCTTAGGAATGGCGCACAGAGGTCGCTTAAACGTATTGACAAATATCTTCGGAAAATCCGCTAAAAATATCTTTAGTGAATTTGATGGAAAAGACTATGAAGAGGCTATTTTTGATGGCGATGTAAAATATCACTTAGGATTAACGGCTGATAGAATTACAGATTCTGGAAAGAAAATCAACATGAACATTGCGCCAAATCCTTCGCACTTAGAAACGGTTGGTGCCGTGGTAGAAGGAATCGCAAGAGCAAAACAAGACAGAGATCACGCAGATAACTTCTCTGAAGTATTGCCAATTGTCATTCACGGTGATGCTGCGATTGCAGGACAAGGCTTGGTGTACGAAATCGTTCAAATGTCACAACTAGACGGTTACAAAACTGGCGGAACCATTCATATTGTCATCAACAATCAAGTTGGATTTACCACAAACTATCTCGATGCGCGTTCGTCTACCTATTGTACCGATGTTGGAAAAGTTACGCTTTCACCAGTATTACACGTCAATGCAGATGCTGCAGAAGCGGTAGTACACGCTGCGTTATTTGCGTTAGAATACCGAATGACGTTCCAACGCGATGTATTCATTGACTTATTAGGATATCGTAAATACGGACACAATGAAGGTGATGAACCGCGTTTTACACAACCAAAACTATACAAAGCAATTTCTAAACATAGCAATCCAAGAGATATCTACGCGGAAAAACTACGCAAACAAGGTGTCATTGATGAAAACTATGTAAAAGAATTAGAGAAAGCATACAAAGACAAACTTGAAGAAAAGCTTGAAGATTCTCGTAAAGAAGAAAAAACAGTCATTACGCCATTCATGCAAGACGCTTGGAACGACTTAGGGTTGGAAAGAGTGGATGAAAAAGAAATGGCAAAAGAGATTGATACGAGTTATTCGAAAGAAAAACTAGAAAAAATTGCCAAAACGGTTTCCAAATTACCCGAAGACAAAAAGTTTTTACGCAAAGTAAATCGTATTGTTTCCGATCGTCATAAAATGTTTTTTGAAAAAAATGCGATTGACTGGGGAATGGGTGAAACATTGGCGTATGGTTCTTTATTAGAAGAAGGATTTGACGTGCGAATCACAGGACAAGATGTAGAAAGAGGAACATTCTCGCACCGTCACGCCGTTGTAAAAGTGGAAGAATCAGAAGAAGAAATCAAGTTACTAGATCACATTTCAGAAGATCAAGGGAAATTCTATATCTATAATTCCTTACTTTCAGAATATGGTGTAGTAGGATTTGATTATGGATACGCCATGGCAAGTCCAAACACGCTCACCATTTGGGAAGCACAATTTGGAGACTTTAGCAACGGAGCGCAAATTATGATTGACCAATACATTTCTTCAGCAGAAGACAAATGGAAAACACAAAACGGATTGGTGATGTTGTTGCCGCACGGTTATGAAGGTCAAGGAGCAGAACATTCATCTGCGCGTATGGAGCGCTATTTACAATTATGTGCCAAAGACAATATGTTTGTGGCAGATTGTACAACGCCTGCAAACTTCTATCACTTACTGCGTCGTCAAATGAAGGCTGGTTTTAGAAAACCATTAATCGTATTTACACCAAAAAGTCTATTGCGTTTGCCAAAAGCAGTTTCTACAGTAGAAGAATTTACAAATGGAAGCTTCCAAACGTTGATTGATGATGTAAATGCAGATGCTAAAAAAGTGAAAACATTGGTATTCTGTACAGGAAAATTCTATTATGATCTATTAGAAGAACGTGCAACTCAAGGCAGAGAAGATGATGTTGCTTTAGTGCGATTGGAACAATTATTTCCATTGCCAAAAACAAAAATTAGAGAAATACTCGCAAAATATACCAACGCCGATGATGTAGTTTGGGCACAAGAAGAACCAAGAAACATGGGAGCGTACAGCCACTTACTCATGCACATGGACGAAATACGAAACTTTAGAGTTGCCTCTAGAAGATTCTATGGAGCACCAGCCGCAGGAAGTTCCGTACGATCCAAACGACGTCATGCAGAGGTAATTGCATACGTTTTTGACAAAACGAAAAACAATATGCGTTAA